One genomic region from Pseudomonas hormoni encodes:
- a CDS encoding chemotaxis protein yields the protein MQINSATLASTSILEPSTAVRSVPTDASGDSDLAEVTVGVKVTLSAEGSAKASSESKKNADIDTSNLPDGVKKILKAIRDIQEKIQKKMEELDAIKNDHMLSEKEREGKVQGILGELGVLTSQLATTTNDLHRTENEMKLSASMKKLSSYLSAPKD from the coding sequence ATGCAAATCAATTCCGCTACTCTCGCTTCTACTAGCATCCTCGAACCATCTACTGCTGTCAGATCTGTGCCCACTGACGCGTCAGGCGATTCCGACCTGGCGGAAGTTACCGTAGGTGTAAAAGTCACCTTGTCCGCTGAAGGGAGTGCGAAAGCGTCAAGTGAGAGCAAAAAAAATGCAGACATAGACACTAGCAATTTACCGGATGGCGTGAAAAAAATTCTCAAAGCAATCAGAGACATCCAAGAAAAAATTCAAAAGAAAATGGAAGAGTTGGATGCGATCAAGAATGATCATATGCTTAGCGAAAAAGAGCGTGAAGGAAAGGTTCAGGGCATTCTAGGGGAGTTAGGCGTTCTCACAAGCCAGCTCGCCACGACCACTAATGATTTGCACCGCACAGAAAACGAAATGAAGCTGTCAGCGTCGATGAAAAAGCTTTCGAGCTACCTTTCAGCTCCTAAGGACTGA